The following are encoded in a window of Arctopsyche grandis isolate Sample6627 chromosome 2, ASM5162203v2, whole genome shotgun sequence genomic DNA:
- the LOC143922661 gene encoding peptide transporter family 1: MSAIEDSPSPKKYSYPRSIGFIISNEFCERFSFYGMKTILSIYLAAKLAYSDDDAVVVYHVFTMLVYFFPIFGAMIADSWLGRFNTIVYLSIVYSLGNILISVTSIPSLGIPPRAFTIIGLLLVAVGTGGIKPCVSAFGGDQFKMPEQGKQLATFFSLFYFAINAGSFISTFVTPILRQDVHCFGDEDCYPLAFGVPGILMITSIVIFICGKYMYVIKKPTGNVLVQVFKCIGHALSRRRKVKKEMKVEHWLDYADDEFDYILINDIKAVLKVLLLFIPLPVFWALFDQQGSRWTFQATRMNGAIGSFILKPDQMQVVNPLLILLFIPLFEVAIYPALRWCRVIRKPLDKMILGGMLAAIAFIISGIVELELEKTYPVLPTSGITHLRMYNGYDCKMTVTANLDNENQKFEIEALSAYENKNIQVNGQKTVSYSITGTNCSDFTPIENNNFRLKEQEAISYFVYNGSIEFEDNSDKSSNGFPIIRVLKNFDTGETLRFVDPSTEIEELVINNNSIERYDIKPSMYNVYIGQKLVIGEQNLELGGVYTIILNKDKNGEYKHKAILITPPNSVHMLWLLPQYIIITMGEVMFSITGLEFSFTQAPSSMKSVLTAAWLLTVAFGNLIVVIVAETKGFSRQSDEFFLFAGLMVADMVIFLLMTLKYKYVSVENDSVSDNDTLNLSETPNEKKGIDNQAVISDEKPN; this comes from the exons ATGAGCGCAATCGAAGACAGTCCCTCGCCAAAG AAATACTCCTATCCTCGTTCGATTGGATTCATTATCAGCAATGAGTTTTGCGAGAGGTTTTCTTTCTATGGCATGAAAA CGATCCTGTCCATCTACCTGGCTGCAAAATTGGCATACTCAGACGACGACGCTGTAGTAGTCTACCATGTATTCACAATGTTGGTATACTTCTTCCCTATCTTTGGCGCCATGATCGCCGACAGCTGGCTGGGTCGCTTCAA taCCATCGTCTACCTGTCAATTGTATATTCGCTGGGGAACATTTTAATATCGGTGACTTCAATACCTTCACTGGGTATACCGCCAAG GGCATTCACAATAATTGGACTGTTGCTGGTTGCTGTCGGCACTGGCGGTATAAAACCATGCGTGTCTGCATTCGGTGGAGATCAGTTCAAAATGCCTGAACAGGGGAAACAATTGGCCACCTTCTTTTCACTCTTTTACTTCGCCATCAACGCCGGCAGTTTCATATCGACCTTTGTAACTCCCATTCTGAGGCAGGATGTACACTGTTTTGGAGACGAAGACTGCTATCCACTAGCTTTCGGAGTGCCTGGAATATTGATGATAACTTCTATAG ttatatttatatgtggtaaatatatgtacgtaatcaaAAAGCCGACCGGAAATGTGCTAGTGCAAGTGTTCAAATGCATCGGA CATGCGCTATCAAGACGGCGAAAGGTGAAGAAGGAAATGAAGGTAGAACATTGGTTGGACTATGCTGATGATGAATTCGACTATATATTGATCAACGACATCAAAGCAGTTCTCAAAGTGCTGTTGCTGTTCATTCCATTGCCTGTATTTTGGGCACTTTTCGATCAACAG ggTTCCAGGTGGACTTTCCAAGCGACGCGTATGAATGGTGCCATCGGCAGTTTCATATTGAAACCTGATCAAATGCAAGTTGTAAATCCACTGCTAATATTGCTGTTCATTCCTCTATTCGAAGTG GCCATTTATCCAGCGCTGAGATGGTGTCGTGTGATCCGCAAACCTCTGGACAAAATGATCCTCGGAGGGATGCTTGCAGCCATTGCCTTCATTATATCAGGCATCGTCGAATTGGAATTAGAG aAAACATATCCCGTATTACCAACGTCTGGAATAACTCATCTGAGAATGTACAATGGATATGACTGCAAAATGACCGTTACGGCAAATTTAGACAATGAAAACCAGAAATTTGAAATCGAAGCGTTGAGtgcatatgaaaacaaaaatattcaagtgAACGGCCAAAAGACCGTAAGTTATAGCATCACCGGCACTAACTGTTCAGATTTTACACCGATAGAAAATAACAATTTCAGACTAAAGGAACAAGAAGCGATttcatattttgtatacaatGGCAGTATTGAATTCGAAGATAACAGCGATAAAAGTTCCAATGGTTTTCCTATTATAAG GGTACTGAAGAACTTTGACACTGGAGAGACATTGCGATTCGTTGATCCTTCTACTGAAATTGAGGAGTTAGTTATAAACAATAATAGTATTGAACGCTACGATATAAAGCCATCCATGTACAACGTATACATCGGCCAAAAACTAGTCATTGGAGAACAGAACTTGGAATTGGGAGGGGTATACACAATCATCCTAAACAAGGACAAGAATGGagaatat AAACACAAAGCCATTTTAATAACACCACCAAATTCAGTGCACATGCTGTGGTTATTGCCGCAGTACATCATCATCACAATGGGCGAGGTGATGTTCTCCATTACTGGTCTCGAATTCTCTTTCACGCAAGCACCGTCGAGCATGAAGTCTGTCTTGACAGCCGCTTGGCTGCTCACAGTGGCTTTCGGCAATTTGATAGTAGTGATCGTGGCCGAAACTAAAGGTTTCAGCCGACAG TCGGACGAATTCTTCCTGTTCGCCGGTCTCATGGTAGCTGATATGGTGATATTTTTGTTGATGACGTTGAAATACAAATACGTCTCCGTAGAAAACGACAGCGTGAGCGACAACGACACGCTGAATTTGTCAGAAACACCTAACGAGAAAAAAGGCATTGATAATCAAGCAGTTATCAGCGACGAAAAACCCAATTAA
- the asrij gene encoding OCIA domain-containing protein asrij gives MSRSINEGNIRSNSMQDANLKFSPEDLRVLQECGKESFYKRSLPFSGILGIGTYSAIKSGFLKPSVRLGATPKVAGAIILGYILGKLSYRKICAERLMELPNSEIGNMLRKRANLAPNSFSGSDYDKPIMFSPQENENKDTQSSNSSLHLDMDRPSVSLEDSFQSPSDGGFKPMSDILTPNTPSLTYDDMRRQNRDEHSLRRSQPYKVDEAARLAKLQTDQERKNQYGDVIN, from the exons ATGTCACGAAGTATTAATGAGGGCAACATTCGTTCTAATTCGATGCAAGATGCT AATTTGAAATTTTCGCCGGAGGATTTGCGCGTACTACAGGAATGTGGCAAAGAGAGTTTTTACAAGCGATCATTGCCTTTCTCGGGCATATTGGGTATCGGCACCTATTCCGCCATCAAATCAG GTTTCTTAAAACCCAGCGTTCGCTTGGGAGCGACGCCTAAAGTGGCCGGCGCGATCATATTGGGATACATATTGGGAAAACTTTCTTACCGGAAAATATGTGCAGAACGGTTAATGGAGCTACCGAACAGCGAAATTGGGAATATGTTAAGGAAAAGGGCGAATCTTGCTCCCAACAG TTTTTCAGGTTCGGATTATGATAAACCGATCATGTTTAGCCCAcaagaaaacgaaaataaagaCACCCAAAGTAGTAATTCATCGCTCCATTTGGATATGGATAGACCATCAGTGTCTTTGGAAGATTCCTTTCAATCGCCTTCAGATGGAG GTTTTAAACCAATGAGCGATATCCTGACTCCAAATACGCCATCTTTAACTTACGATGATATGCGCAGACAGAACAGAGATGAGCATTCTCTGCGTAGATCTCAACCTTACAA AGTGGACGAAGCAGCGAGACTAGCTAAACTTCAAACGGATCAAGAAAGGAAAAATCAATACGGCGatgttataaattaa